From a region of the Deinococcus metallilatus genome:
- a CDS encoding ABC transporter substrate-binding protein has protein sequence MKRLAPLSLALCAASLGAGARAATTITIATVNNPDMVTMQKLTPEFTKKYPDINVKWVVLPENELRQKVTLDVASNAGGFDVATVGTYEVPIWAKNGWLDPLNPMFSQNAALAKSYDLTDVLEPVRKGLSYNGQLYALPFYAESSMTYYNKDLFKKAGLTMPAQPTWAQIEQFAAKIHNPSGGVYGVCLRGLPGWGENMALFDTMVNTFGGRWYDQNWNAQLNSPAWKNAMTFYVDLVKKYGPPGATSNGFTENLTLMSQGKCGMWVDATVAAGFLKDPTSSKVVNSIGFTNAPIGPGTPRGSNWLWSWSLAIPKSTKKEDAAFKFITWATSKDYIALVAREKGSWAAVPPGTRNSTYANPNYTKAAGDFARLVLNSIKRADPTHPTKDPVPYTGIQFVGIPQFQALGTQVGQYLAGALSGQSTVDQALAQAQTAAQKVAKEGGYQK, from the coding sequence ATGAAACGACTCGCCCCGCTCAGTCTCGCTCTCTGCGCCGCTTCGCTGGGGGCCGGTGCCCGAGCCGCCACGACCATCACCATCGCCACCGTGAACAACCCCGACATGGTGACAATGCAGAAGCTCACGCCGGAATTCACCAAGAAGTACCCGGACATCAACGTGAAGTGGGTGGTGCTGCCCGAAAACGAGCTGCGGCAGAAAGTCACGCTGGACGTGGCGAGCAACGCGGGCGGCTTCGACGTGGCCACCGTCGGGACGTACGAGGTGCCAATCTGGGCCAAGAACGGCTGGCTCGACCCGCTGAACCCGATGTTCAGCCAGAACGCGGCCCTGGCCAAGAGTTACGACCTCACGGACGTGCTGGAACCCGTCCGCAAGGGGCTGTCGTATAACGGCCAGCTCTACGCCCTGCCCTTCTACGCCGAGTCCAGCATGACCTACTACAACAAGGACCTCTTCAAGAAGGCGGGGCTGACCATGCCCGCGCAGCCCACCTGGGCACAGATCGAACAGTTCGCGGCCAAGATCCATAACCCCTCGGGCGGCGTGTACGGCGTGTGCCTGCGCGGTCTGCCGGGCTGGGGCGAGAACATGGCCCTCTTCGACACGATGGTGAACACCTTCGGTGGGCGCTGGTACGACCAGAACTGGAATGCCCAGCTCAACAGTCCGGCCTGGAAGAACGCCATGACCTTCTACGTGGACCTGGTCAAGAAGTACGGCCCGCCCGGCGCCACCAGCAACGGCTTTACCGAGAACCTGACGCTGATGAGCCAGGGCAAGTGCGGCATGTGGGTGGACGCGACCGTCGCGGCGGGCTTCCTCAAGGACCCCACTTCCAGCAAGGTCGTCAATTCCATCGGCTTCACCAACGCCCCGATTGGCCCCGGCACGCCGCGCGGCAGCAACTGGCTGTGGTCGTGGAGCCTCGCCATTCCCAAGAGCACCAAGAAGGAGGACGCCGCCTTCAAGTTCATCACCTGGGCGACTTCCAAGGACTACATCGCGCTGGTGGCCAGGGAGAAGGGGAGCTGGGCGGCGGTGCCCCCCGGCACGCGCAACAGCACCTACGCCAACCCGAACTACACGAAGGCCGCCGGGGACTTCGCCCGCCTGGTCCTCAACTCGATCAAGCGCGCCGATCCCACCCACCCCACCAAGGACCCGGTGCCCTACACCGGCATCCAGTTCGTGGGCATCCCGCAGTTCCAGGCGCTGGGCACCCAGGTCGGCCAGTACCTCGCCGGGGCGCTGAGCGGCCAGTCCACCGTCGATCAGGCGCTGGCACAGGCGCAGACCGCCGCCCAGAAGGTCGCCAAGGAAGGCGGCTACCAAAAGTAA
- a CDS encoding carbohydrate ABC transporter permease, with product MTTAPSLATATHAPPAPKRGLRLTPAALIWPALLYLILTTQVPFFMTVYYSFFRYNLVDPTSRPFIGLENYATLLTDPQNLRILLNTLVLAGGTLLLTLLIGGALALLLNRPFAGRALLRTLLISSFLVMPVVTAVIWKNMLLNPVFGFFSWVVTRLGGHPVDWLAQYPMASVIAMITWEWTPFAMLILLTGLQSLPDDQLEAARLDGAGPLQEFQHIVMPHWTQAIQVVVLMETIALLQVYGEIYGSTSGGPGIATTNLPYFIYQKAFAEYNIGLASAAGVITVILTNILAIYLLRMINRSRSSQGG from the coding sequence ATGACCACAGCCCCGTCCCTCGCCACGGCCACCCACGCCCCACCTGCGCCCAAGCGCGGCCTGCGCCTCACGCCCGCCGCCCTGATCTGGCCCGCGCTGCTGTACCTGATCCTGACGACCCAGGTGCCGTTTTTCATGACGGTGTACTACTCGTTTTTCCGGTACAACCTCGTGGACCCGACCAGCCGCCCCTTTATCGGCCTGGAGAACTACGCCACGCTGCTCACCGACCCCCAGAACCTGCGTATCCTGCTGAACACGCTGGTGCTGGCAGGCGGCACGCTGCTTCTCACGCTCCTGATCGGGGGGGCGCTGGCGCTGCTGCTCAACCGGCCCTTCGCGGGGCGGGCGCTGCTGCGGACGCTGCTGATCAGTTCCTTCCTGGTGATGCCGGTCGTGACCGCCGTGATCTGGAAGAACATGCTGCTCAACCCGGTCTTCGGCTTCTTCTCCTGGGTGGTCACCCGGCTGGGTGGGCATCCGGTGGACTGGCTCGCGCAGTACCCGATGGCGAGCGTGATCGCGATGATTACCTGGGAGTGGACGCCCTTCGCCATGCTGATCCTGCTGACCGGCCTGCAAAGCCTGCCGGACGATCAACTGGAGGCGGCGCGCCTGGACGGGGCAGGCCCCCTTCAGGAATTCCAGCACATCGTCATGCCCCACTGGACGCAGGCCATCCAGGTAGTCGTGCTGATGGAAACCATCGCCCTCCTCCAGGTCTACGGCGAGATCTACGGCTCCACGTCGGGCGGCCCAGGCATCGCCACCACCAACCTGCCGTACTTCATCTACCAGAAGGCTTTTGCCGAGTACAACATCGGCCTGGCGAGCGCGGCGGGCGTGATCACCGTGATCCTGACGAACATCCTGGCGATCTATCTGCTGCGGATGATCAACCGCTCCCGCAGCAGCCAGGGAGGCTGA
- a CDS encoding carbohydrate ABC transporter permease: protein MTTLPTSAVAERRSAASRLRARNILLTVITYLIALAFLFPLVWMILAAFKTEAQAFASPPVFWFTPTLENFQKALPAYFPALKNSLIAAIGSTLLAFVLGLPAAFALAVYPTRRAQGTLTWMLSTKMMPAVGVIVPLFLLFRNLHLLDTLTGLILMYTTMNLPLVVWMMHSYMSEIPFAIYEAAKVDGASVGQEFFRIALPLSMPGISATALLALIFAWNEVFFAINLTSSDAAPLSVFIGSFKTSEGLFWAQMSAAATLTVLPVLIFGWIAQRQLVRGLSFGAVK from the coding sequence ATGACCACACTGCCCACCTCGGCTGTCGCCGAACGCCGCTCCGCCGCCTCACGTCTCCGGGCCAGGAATATCCTGCTCACGGTCATCACGTACCTGATCGCGCTGGCATTCCTGTTTCCGCTGGTGTGGATGATCCTGGCGGCCTTCAAGACCGAAGCGCAGGCCTTCGCCTCGCCGCCGGTGTTCTGGTTCACGCCGACGCTGGAGAACTTCCAGAAGGCGCTGCCCGCCTACTTCCCCGCGCTGAAAAACAGCCTGATCGCCGCCATCGGCAGCACACTGCTGGCCTTCGTGCTGGGCCTGCCCGCCGCCTTCGCGCTGGCGGTCTACCCGACGCGGCGGGCGCAGGGCACGCTCACCTGGATGCTCTCGACCAAGATGATGCCCGCCGTCGGCGTGATCGTGCCGCTCTTCCTGCTGTTCCGCAACCTGCACCTGCTCGACACCCTGACCGGCCTGATCCTGATGTACACGACCATGAACCTGCCCCTGGTCGTGTGGATGATGCACTCCTACATGTCCGAGATTCCGTTTGCCATCTACGAGGCCGCCAAGGTGGACGGCGCGAGCGTGGGGCAGGAGTTCTTCCGCATCGCCCTGCCGCTCTCGATGCCCGGCATCTCCGCGACCGCGCTGCTGGCGCTGATCTTCGCCTGGAACGAGGTGTTCTTCGCCATCAACCTCACCAGTTCGGACGCTGCGCCACTCAGCGTGTTCATCGGTTCGTTCAAGACCTCGGAAGGCCTCTTCTGGGCCCAGATGAGCGCCGCCGCCACCCTGACCGTGCTGCCGGTGCTGATCTTCGGCTGGATCGCCCAGCGCCAGCTCGTGCGCGGCCTGAGCTTCGGAGCCGTGAAATGA
- a CDS encoding zinc-dependent alcohol dehydrogenase family protein, with amino-acid sequence MTRPTMPAAVITAPGQVEVQELPEPHPGPGQVRIRVHGTGVCGTDLHLLHGHFGARFPLVPGHEISGWVDEVGPGVLNVKEGDLVALDPNLWCGQCHYCQRGLFQHCEHHEALGVTLPGGFARYTVCPATNVYPAQGLTADQASFAEPLGCVAWGMKRLRPPPGASALLFGAGAIGQLLMQGLLASGCARVTVVDPVQDRLDLARELGASEVLQPHADLKTELLDRHPYGFDVTAEATGVPAVVQGLPELTAVGGQVLVFGVAPEEAQVSLSPYLLFQRDLSVLGSFALNQTVPLALDWLRAGRVKVEPLITHRLPLARVGEALNMKAHPGLAGAQKVLMTPGEETAPPPL; translated from the coding sequence ATGACCCGCCCCACCATGCCCGCTGCCGTCATCACCGCCCCCGGTCAGGTCGAGGTGCAGGAACTTCCCGAGCCGCACCCCGGCCCCGGTCAGGTCCGCATCCGCGTTCACGGAACCGGGGTCTGTGGCACCGACCTGCACCTGCTGCACGGCCACTTCGGCGCCCGCTTCCCCCTCGTCCCCGGCCACGAGATCAGCGGCTGGGTGGACGAGGTCGGCCCCGGCGTCCTGAACGTGAAGGAAGGCGACCTGGTGGCCCTCGACCCCAACCTGTGGTGCGGCCAGTGCCATTACTGCCAGCGCGGCCTCTTCCAGCACTGTGAGCACCACGAGGCGCTCGGCGTGACATTGCCCGGAGGGTTTGCCCGCTACACCGTCTGTCCAGCCACGAACGTCTACCCGGCGCAGGGGCTGACGGCGGATCAGGCCTCCTTTGCCGAGCCGCTCGGCTGCGTGGCCTGGGGCATGAAACGCCTGCGCCCCCCGCCCGGCGCGAGCGCCCTGCTGTTCGGTGCGGGGGCTATCGGGCAACTGCTGATGCAGGGCCTCCTCGCCAGCGGCTGCGCCCGCGTGACCGTCGTGGACCCGGTGCAGGACCGTCTCGACCTGGCGCGGGAACTGGGGGCCTCCGAGGTGCTCCAGCCGCACGCCGACCTCAAGACCGAACTGCTCGACCGCCACCCCTACGGCTTCGACGTGACCGCCGAGGCAACCGGCGTGCCCGCCGTCGTGCAGGGCCTCCCCGAACTTACTGCCGTTGGCGGACAGGTGCTGGTGTTCGGGGTCGCGCCCGAGGAGGCCCAGGTCAGCCTCAGCCCCTACCTGCTGTTCCAACGTGACCTGAGCGTGCTCGGCTCCTTCGCGCTGAATCAGACCGTGCCGCTGGCCCTCGACTGGCTGCGCGCCGGGCGGGTGAAGGTCGAACCGCTGATCACCCACCGCCTGCCGCTCGCGCGCGTGGGGGAGGCGCTGAACATGAAGGCCCATCCCGGCCTGGCGGGCGCGCAGAAGGTGCTGATGACGCCGGGCGAGGAGACGGCCCCGCCTCCCCTTTGA
- a CDS encoding SDR family NAD(P)-dependent oxidoreductase: MTTIDRSAANILDLFRLDGRHALVTGGAQGIGFEIARGLAQAGARVTIADLNPDVGEGAARELDAAFEALNVTDAGAVAALAQRLPDVDVLVNNAGIVRNTPAEDTPDDDWRAVLGVNLDGVFWCCREFGRQMLARGRGSIVSTASMSGLISNHPQPQAAYNASKAAVIHLTRSLAGEWASRGVRVNAVAPGYTATPLTKRGLETPEWRETWLKETPMGRLAEPREIAPAVLYLASDAASFVTGQTIVVDGGYTAW; the protein is encoded by the coding sequence ATGACCACCATCGACCGCTCGGCGGCCAACATCCTCGATCTGTTCCGCCTGGACGGACGGCACGCCCTGGTGACGGGCGGCGCGCAGGGCATCGGCTTCGAGATCGCGCGGGGCCTGGCCCAGGCCGGGGCGCGGGTGACCATTGCCGACCTGAACCCCGACGTGGGCGAGGGCGCGGCCCGCGAGCTGGACGCCGCCTTTGAGGCGCTGAACGTGACCGACGCGGGCGCTGTGGCGGCCCTGGCCCAGCGCCTCCCCGACGTGGACGTGCTCGTGAACAACGCGGGCATTGTCCGCAACACCCCCGCCGAGGACACCCCCGACGACGACTGGCGGGCGGTGCTGGGCGTGAACCTGGACGGCGTGTTCTGGTGCTGCCGGGAGTTCGGGCGGCAGATGCTCGCGCGGGGAAGGGGCAGCATCGTCAGCACCGCCAGCATGAGCGGGCTGATCAGCAACCACCCGCAACCGCAGGCCGCCTACAACGCCAGCAAGGCCGCCGTGATCCACCTCACCCGTTCGCTGGCGGGCGAGTGGGCCAGCCGGGGCGTGCGCGTCAACGCGGTGGCGCCCGGCTACACCGCCACGCCCCTCACGAAGCGCGGCCTGGAGACGCCCGAATGGCGCGAAACCTGGCTGAAGGAAACACCGATGGGCCGTCTGGCCGAACCCCGCGAGATCGCGCCCGCCGTGCTGTACCTCGCCAGCGACGCGGCCAGCTTCGTGACCGGGCAGACCATCGTGGTGGACGGCGGCTATACGGCGTGGTGA
- a CDS encoding NAD(P)-dependent alcohol dehydrogenase has translation MTTSDSPSALSSRTSILHGIRDLRWETREVPAPGPREVRVRVRRVGVCGSDVHYYTHGRIGPFVVEAPLVLGHEVMGVVDAVGEGVTRVRPGDRVALEPGVPCRRCAYCKRGEYNLCPYMTFMATPPVHGALGEFVLWPDDFAFPLPDQISDDAGALLEPLAVGVWAARKGDVRPGQSVAVFGAGPIGCTTLQAAKAAGATTLIAVDLEDFRLELAREVGATHTINARNEDPIARIREITRGDLPLSHAGVDVAFETAGSLPTTRMSLAAPRPGGTTVLVGLPPDPEVSLDIVSAASREVSIRGVFRYANCYPAAIALVESGAVNLDALVTHRYTFDRTPEAFEFADREKRTSMKVMIDVG, from the coding sequence ATGACGACTTCGGATTCCCCCTCGGCCCTGTCCTCGCGGACCAGCATCCTGCACGGCATCCGTGACCTGCGCTGGGAGACGCGCGAGGTGCCCGCACCCGGCCCGCGTGAGGTGCGGGTGCGGGTGCGGCGCGTCGGCGTGTGCGGCAGCGACGTGCATTACTACACCCACGGCCGGATCGGCCCCTTCGTGGTGGAGGCCCCGCTGGTCCTCGGCCACGAGGTGATGGGCGTGGTGGACGCGGTGGGTGAGGGCGTCACCCGCGTCCGGCCCGGCGACCGGGTGGCGCTGGAACCCGGCGTCCCCTGCCGCCGCTGCGCCTACTGCAAGCGCGGCGAGTACAACCTCTGTCCGTATATGACCTTCATGGCGACCCCGCCCGTCCACGGAGCCCTGGGGGAATTCGTGCTGTGGCCCGACGACTTCGCGTTTCCATTACCCGATCAGATCAGCGACGACGCGGGCGCGTTGCTCGAACCGCTGGCGGTGGGGGTGTGGGCAGCGCGCAAGGGCGACGTGCGGCCGGGGCAGAGTGTGGCCGTTTTCGGCGCTGGACCCATCGGCTGCACGACGCTCCAGGCCGCCAAAGCTGCCGGGGCCACCACCCTGATCGCCGTCGATCTGGAGGACTTCCGACTTGAGCTGGCCCGCGAAGTGGGCGCGACGCACACCATCAATGCCCGGAACGAGGACCCCATCGCCCGCATCCGCGAGATCACGCGCGGCGACCTGCCGCTCTCGCACGCTGGAGTGGACGTGGCCTTCGAGACGGCGGGGAGCCTGCCCACCACGCGCATGAGCCTCGCTGCGCCCCGTCCCGGCGGCACCACTGTCCTGGTGGGCCTCCCGCCCGACCCGGAGGTCAGCCTCGACATCGTAAGCGCCGCCAGCCGGGAGGTGAGCATCCGGGGCGTCTTCCGCTACGCGAACTGCTACCCCGCCGCCATCGCTCTGGTGGAGAGCGGCGCGGTGAACCTCGATGCGCTCGTCACCCACCGCTACACCTTCGACCGGACGCCGGAAGCCTTCGAGTTCGCGGACCGCGAGAAACGCACCAGCATGAAGGTCATGATTGATGTCGGCTGA
- a CDS encoding FGGY-family carbohydrate kinase, with protein MSAELLVGIDVGTYSSKGVLVSLDGQILRQHVIPHGISLPAPGHVEQDAEEVWWADTVALLRELLSGPYSGADVAGIALSAIGPTLLPLDREGRPLRPGILYGVDTRGGAQIDALQAEIGEEAIFAHSGMALTSQAIGPKMRWLREREPEVWARTRTLTTASSYLTFRLTGRHVMDHHTAAHSMPLYDPRARTWSAGFAPPVLGDRGLELLPDLAWSEELAGYVTAEAAAQTGLREGTPVAVGTVDALSEAVSVGAVNPGDLMIMYGSTTFFVLVQEAPTPDPRVWTVGGAFAGQHNLAAGMSTTGSLTRWFVDELAREHPTGEAYNVLFTEAAGIAPGADGLLLLPYFSGERTPINDPRARGVIAGLTLAHTRAHLFRAVLEGVGYGIRQNIEAFRDLGADVRRIVAVGGGARTRTWLQIVSDISGEAQVLPGRTVGASYGDAFLAGRAAGFLGPEDLNRWVKIADTIQPNAAPKADYDRLYGLYRDLYVQTRPTVHALSRSAG; from the coding sequence ATGTCGGCTGAACTGCTCGTCGGGATCGACGTGGGGACGTACAGCAGCAAGGGCGTGCTGGTCAGCCTGGACGGCCAGATCCTGCGGCAACACGTCATCCCCCACGGCATCAGCCTGCCAGCGCCCGGCCACGTCGAACAGGACGCGGAGGAGGTGTGGTGGGCCGATACGGTGGCCCTGCTCCGCGAACTGCTGAGCGGACCGTATTCGGGGGCCGACGTGGCCGGGATCGCCCTGAGCGCCATCGGCCCGACGCTGCTGCCGCTGGACAGGGAGGGGCGGCCCCTGCGCCCCGGCATCCTCTACGGCGTGGATACCCGCGGGGGGGCGCAGATCGACGCGCTTCAAGCCGAGATCGGAGAGGAGGCGATCTTCGCCCACAGCGGCATGGCCCTGACCAGTCAGGCAATCGGGCCCAAGATGCGCTGGCTGCGCGAGCGCGAGCCGGAGGTGTGGGCGCGGACCCGAACCCTCACGACCGCGAGCAGCTACCTCACCTTCCGCCTGACCGGCAGGCACGTGATGGACCACCACACGGCGGCCCATTCCATGCCGCTGTACGACCCCCGCGCCCGCACCTGGAGCGCGGGCTTCGCCCCACCCGTCCTGGGCGACCGGGGCCTGGAGTTGCTCCCCGACCTCGCCTGGAGTGAGGAACTGGCCGGGTACGTGACCGCCGAGGCCGCCGCGCAGACCGGACTGCGTGAGGGGACACCCGTCGCGGTGGGCACGGTGGACGCGCTGAGCGAGGCGGTCAGCGTGGGGGCCGTGAATCCCGGCGACCTGATGATCATGTACGGCAGCACGACGTTCTTCGTGCTGGTGCAGGAGGCGCCCACGCCCGACCCGCGGGTCTGGACGGTCGGCGGGGCCTTTGCCGGTCAACACAACCTGGCCGCCGGGATGAGCACCACCGGCAGCCTGACGCGCTGGTTCGTGGACGAGCTGGCCCGCGAGCACCCGACTGGCGAGGCGTACAACGTCCTCTTCACGGAGGCGGCGGGCATCGCGCCGGGCGCGGACGGCCTGCTGCTGCTGCCGTACTTCAGCGGCGAGCGGACGCCGATCAACGACCCCCGGGCGCGGGGGGTGATCGCGGGCTTGACGCTCGCGCACACCCGCGCCCACCTGTTCCGGGCGGTGCTGGAGGGCGTGGGCTACGGCATCCGGCAGAACATCGAGGCGTTCCGCGACCTGGGGGCGGACGTGCGCCGCATCGTGGCGGTCGGGGGCGGCGCGAGGACCCGCACCTGGCTCCAGATCGTCAGCGACATCAGCGGCGAGGCGCAGGTCCTGCCCGGGCGGACCGTCGGGGCGAGTTACGGCGACGCCTTCCTGGCCGGGCGGGCGGCGGGGTTCCTCGGGCCTGAAGACCTGAACCGCTGGGTGAAGATCGCGGACACCATCCAACCGAACGCCGCGCCGAAAGCGGACTATGACCGTCTGTACGGCCTGTACCGTGACCTGTACGTGCAGACCCGCCCGACCGTTCACGCCCTGAGCCGTTCCGCAGGCTGA
- a CDS encoding tyrosine-type recombinase/integrase codes for MNGYFQAVGLPPDMWGAHTLRRTAGTRLYRATRDLHVVSDVLGHASVTTSAI; via the coding sequence GTGAACGGGTATTTCCAGGCGGTGGGCCTGCCGCCCGACATGTGGGGGGCGCACACGCTGCGGCGGACGGCGGGCACGCGCCTCTACCGGGCGACCCGCGATCTGCACGTCGTCTCGGACGTGCTGGGCCACGCCAGCGTGACCACCAGCGCTATCTAG
- a CDS encoding S8 family peptidase — MKKQVGLLLGALLVGCGSPSAPGYTVRGNVLLPSGVALGTSPAGGTAADVADLDALWQLPHVPGEVLLETGTGGLGAQALTVLSGVRLQAVPGTDLQLAATPAGETDAAFARRLAGAGVRAQPNFVYQALAVPNDPGFPGDNRPGVKVGGVAYDQDYLTRIDALGGWNRLEALGKTVDGALTAVLDTGVDRSHPELAGRLRPGFDFCSKLVGQACQGTDNDPSEVTAGDVGHGTSSAGLIAANTNNGVGLASLTWRGTVLPVKVFGTNGTTSSATSASVTAGLRYATDQGARVINMSLGFSGGQVDPALSQAIRDAAAADIVLVAAAGNTRGDGLYYPASDPNVLAVGALSQDDNTLACYSARPLPGQKPLDLVAPGGQAGSDTTSCYISSPYDILTLTTVQNGSYTLRAGTSEAAPQVSGTAALLRAAFPGLTADQIRQALKQGARTTGAGAMLNVTGAVNRAASLVGPPSSGKAYTLNVRALSGDQQVMAKTFQGTLTASQKSVPYVLSGLPAGTYQLRATLQVEGQAQPFSGSAQVTVPSGSGGEATQDIQTQR; from the coding sequence ATGAAAAAACAGGTGGGTCTGCTGCTGGGCGCGTTGCTGGTCGGTTGCGGTTCTCCTTCGGCCCCCGGGTACACCGTCCGCGGGAACGTCCTGCTCCCGAGCGGCGTGGCGCTGGGGACGAGTCCTGCGGGCGGGACAGCCGCGGACGTGGCGGACCTGGACGCCTTGTGGCAACTGCCGCACGTCCCCGGCGAGGTGCTGCTGGAGACGGGGACGGGCGGGCTGGGTGCCCAGGCGCTGACGGTGCTCTCGGGGGTGCGCCTCCAGGCGGTGCCCGGCACCGATCTGCAACTGGCCGCCACGCCCGCCGGTGAAACGGACGCGGCCTTTGCGCGGCGGCTGGCGGGGGCCGGGGTGCGGGCGCAGCCCAACTTCGTGTACCAGGCGCTGGCGGTGCCCAACGATCCGGGCTTTCCGGGCGACAACCGCCCCGGGGTCAAGGTGGGGGGCGTGGCCTACGACCAGGATTACCTGACGCGCATTGACGCGCTGGGGGGCTGGAACCGGCTGGAGGCGCTGGGCAAGACGGTGGACGGGGCGCTGACGGCGGTGCTGGATACCGGCGTGGACCGCAGCCACCCCGAACTGGCCGGACGGCTGCGGCCCGGCTTCGACTTCTGTTCCAAACTGGTGGGCCAGGCCTGCCAGGGCACCGACAACGATCCCAGCGAGGTCACGGCGGGCGATGTCGGGCACGGCACGAGTTCGGCGGGGCTGATCGCGGCCAACACGAACAACGGCGTCGGCCTGGCCAGCCTGACCTGGCGCGGCACCGTGCTGCCGGTCAAGGTGTTCGGCACGAACGGCACCACGTCCAGCGCCACCAGCGCCAGCGTGACGGCGGGCCTGCGCTACGCCACCGATCAGGGCGCCCGGGTGATCAACATGAGCCTGGGGTTTTCGGGCGGGCAGGTCGACCCGGCGCTGTCGCAGGCGATCCGGGACGCCGCCGCGGCCGACATCGTGCTGGTGGCGGCGGCGGGCAACACGCGGGGGGACGGCCTGTACTACCCCGCCAGCGACCCCAACGTGCTGGCCGTCGGCGCGCTCTCGCAGGACGACAACACGCTGGCCTGCTACAGCGCCCGGCCGCTGCCGGGGCAAAAACCCCTGGACCTGGTGGCACCGGGCGGGCAGGCGGGCAGCGACACGACGAGCTGTTACATCTCCAGCCCCTACGACATCCTCACGCTGACCACCGTGCAGAACGGGAGCTACACCCTGCGCGCCGGAACGAGCGAGGCGGCCCCGCAGGTCAGCGGCACGGCGGCCCTGCTGCGCGCCGCCTTTCCCGGCCTGACCGCCGACCAGATCCGTCAGGCGCTCAAGCAGGGCGCCCGGACCACCGGGGCCGGAGCCATGCTCAACGTCACCGGGGCCGTGAACCGGGCCGCCAGCCTGGTCGGTCCGCCCTCCAGCGGGAAGGCCTACACCCTGAACGTGCGGGCGCTGAGCGGCGACCAGCAGGTCATGGCCAAGACCTTCCAGGGCACCCTCACCGCGTCGCAGAAAAGTGTCCCCTACGTGTTGAGCGGACTGCCCGCAGGGACGTACCAGTTGCGGGCGACCTTGCAGGTCGAGGGGCAGGCGCAGCCCTTCAGCGGCAGCGCGCAGGTCACGGTGCCCTCGGGCAGCGGGGGCGAGGCCACCCAGGATATCCAGACGCAGCGCTGA
- a CDS encoding alpha/beta fold hydrolase: MIHAKRAPLLLLALSAALLASPARAGGSAGMPAMAGMQEGDLDINGARIHYVSQGNGTPMLLLHGYPLSGELFARNRAALAAAGYRVITIDHRGYGRSTAPASDPGSIPTYAQDALAVMDRLNVPKAIIGGMSMGGPIVFEMYRTAPERFMGMILIDTIANPASVVEQALWGGMAQKAQMFGPQSLAPELLKDMLTGQTRLNRPGDTQFLTNIVKQASVAADVAGAKALANRPDSLPTLGTIKVPTLILEGLEDTVYPPLFSMKMQQNIAGSKLVIIPGAAHAAIFEKAAAANQAIINWARTVR; this comes from the coding sequence ATGATTCACGCCAAACGCGCTCCGTTGCTGCTGCTCGCCCTGTCCGCCGCCCTCCTCGCTTCCCCGGCCCGGGCCGGAGGGAGCGCCGGAATGCCCGCGATGGCCGGGATGCAGGAGGGCGACCTCGACATCAACGGGGCCCGCATCCACTACGTCTCCCAGGGTAACGGGACGCCGATGCTCCTGCTCCACGGCTATCCCCTCAGCGGTGAGCTCTTCGCCCGCAACCGCGCTGCCCTGGCCGCCGCCGGGTACCGCGTCATCACCATCGATCACCGTGGGTACGGCCGCAGCACGGCCCCCGCCAGCGACCCCGGCTCCATCCCCACCTATGCCCAGGACGCCCTGGCCGTGATGGACCGCCTGAACGTCCCCAAGGCCATCATCGGTGGCATGAGCATGGGCGGCCCCATCGTGTTCGAGATGTACCGCACCGCGCCCGAACGCTTCATGGGGATGATCCTGATCGACACCATCGCCAACCCGGCCAGCGTGGTGGAACAGGCGCTCTGGGGTGGCATGGCCCAGAAGGCGCAGATGTTCGGGCCGCAGTCGCTGGCCCCCGAACTGCTCAAGGACATGCTGACCGGGCAGACGCGCCTGAACCGCCCCGGCGATACCCAGTTCCTGACCAACATCGTCAAGCAGGCTTCAGTGGCGGCGGACGTGGCCGGGGCGAAGGCGCTGGCCAACCGGCCCGATTCGCTGCCGACGCTGGGGACCATCAAGGTGCCCACGCTGATTCTGGAGGGGCTGGAGGACACGGTGTACCCGCCGCTCTTCAGCATGAAGATGCAGCAGAACATCGCCGGGAGCAAGCTGGTCATCATCCCCGGCGCCGCCCACGCCGCCATCTTCGAAAAGGCCGCCGCCGCCAATCAGGCCATCATCAACTGGGCCAGAACCGTCCGCTGA